Part of the Bacteriovorax sp. BAL6_X genome, ACTGTGGGCGAAATATTAAAATTGCTCAAGAGTGCTTTGGTATCAAAAACGAAAAAGATCTTTTAAGTTGTGCAGATAAGTACTCAGACGAAATTCTTCGCAGCTACCCTTAATCATTTTATTAATCATAACTGCAATTGAAATATTAGAAAATATCGATGGTAGTATTGATTTTCTATAGAACAGGTGAGCGTTACCTATCAGCTGAAAGATTATCTTAACTTAAAGAATAGATTTTCGGCGTTACTATTAGCAATGTCGATTAACTTTTGGGCATCTATTTCTTTGTGAGTAGCAATGAAGTCAGCAATACATGGAAGGTAGAATGGCGCATTTTCACGTCCTCTAAATGGAACTGGAGTAAGATATGGAGAGTCTGTTTCAAGAAGCATTTGCTCAACAGGTACAATGTCTAAAACATTGCGAACATTTCCTGCATTCTTAAAAGTTACAATACCATTAAATCCAATATGAAACCCTTCGCTTAAACAAAATTCAGCAAGTTCGATACCTGAGGTAAATGAGTGGATAACACCTTTTCTTTTAAGCGTAGTTGAAAAATTCTTCAAGATTGCCTTTGTGTCTGCATCTGCTTCACGTGTATGAATTACAACTGGAAGATCATTATCACATGCAATTTGTAATTGTTTTTCAAAGGCCTCTTTTTGAATATTAGGATCTGAGAACTCATAGTAGTAATCAAGTCCGATTTCGCCAACAGCAACAATTTTAGGATTAGTTAAACTTTCTTCAATTTCTTGATAAGTTCCTTGTGTAATATGCTTGGCCTCATGAGGGTGTATCCCTTGAGTACCGTAGACGATTTCATTGGCCGTGAGATCTCTCACTTTTTTAAGATTGTCAGGGGAGACTGCAATTGTCACAACTTTGTTTACGCCATATTCCTGGCATTTTTCTAGTGTATCAATTAACTCTTGGCCTTTGAGATAGTCGAGATGACAGTGGGTCTCGATCGGACCCACTGCATATTTAGGAATAATTCTTTCTTTTTTTTTGCTCATTAGTTTTTAGCTTTATTTTCTTTTAAAAGGTGATCCATAATGGCCGTATAGTCACTTAATGGCCTTACGCCTTCAATCTTTACACCATTGATTAACTGAGTTGGCGTCGATTGTACATTAAATGAATTGGCCTGAGTGATCATATCCACAACGGCCTGCTTTGTTTCAGGCTTTGCCATACACTCAGTTACACCAAGTTCTTTTCCTTTATTACTAATCCACTCGGCAGTTAGATTTGATTGATTTTCAAAAATTGCATCATGAACAGATTTAAATTTTTGAGGTCCAACACAACTTGCAAGGTAAGCTGCTTCACAGGCCAACTGGTGTAGAGGTCCAGTCATTCCAGCATTACAATTGTGATCTAGTGGATAGAAAAAGTATTGAATATTAATTTTACCTTCGTATTTTTTTTCAATCGTTGGAAGAACTAGGTTCAGTGCATTACACGCTGGACATTGAAAGTCAGAAAAGACTGACATTTGAATAGGTGCATCCTTAAAATCTTCAGTTGAAGAAGCTAGACGGTAAGGAGAAGCTTTGGCCGGAGTTCCTAAGTTATTTAGGTTCTTAAACATAGCAACAATTTGCGCGCTTCTTGCAGTCGAATTTTCAATTTTTGAATTTGTAAAACCATAAGCGACAGATCCACTAATAACCATAGAGATAGTAGCTGTTACAAAGAATTTTGCATCAAAATCACGATCTGCTTTGTTTTGAAACATCATGCCCAGTCCAGTCCAAGATGCGAGATAGTAAAGTGTACAGAATGGACATAGAGTTCCAAGAATTACTAAAGAGTAGATAAATAGGATAAGACACCCAATACCGTTTAGTAGAAGTAGAAGAAATAAACTACCTTCAGCTCTTTTATTATCAATCATATAAAAAAGCATCACCATAGCACCCATTACAATTCCAAAGATAGAGATAGGAACTCCAGCAATATTTGATAGAGGTGAAAGAGTCGCAGCATCACATGTTAAGAATGAATTAATATTACATGCAGAAGCCGAACCAAAACCTACTGGGAACTTAACTTGGTAGTAGTGATTTGTTAGGTAAATAGAGAGGATAAACATTGCAAGACCTGCAACGAAGAATAAAATTTTCTTGTTAAAACTTAGGCGATTTAAAAAACTATCAGTCATATTTTAATTCCTTTTTAAAATATTATAATTTCTCTTAGTTGTTTGATTTCTTCTAAAGCTATTATAGTTGAGATTTGCAAATGTGCATATATTGGTAGATATGACATGTGCATTTGAAAAATTAGCCGCAATTTTTGCCCTTAATTCCTTCTCTAAGCTAAACGTTGTCTTGCCTTCTATCACGGCAAAAGCTTGGGAGTTAGGAAAATTTTGTTTAAATTCTTCGCTAACCTCATAATTTACAGCACTTATGTGTGGGCCAATCAGAATAATTTCAGGCTCAATCCTTTTAATTTCACTGTCTAGAATAATTTGTTCGGCCAAGCCACGCCAGCCAGCATGGATATTAGCGACTCCTGACTTGCCAATAATTACTATGGGAAGACAGTCTGCGGTCTTTATCGCTAGTGGACGTTCGAGCTCGAGGCCAGATATTATTGCATCAGCTTCATTATTATTTGAAGCAGGTGCATTGACCACGGTAGAGGAATGGATCTGGTTTACTTCATCAAAATCAAAATCCGGTCGATCATCATAAACTTCAAAGAGGTAATTTGAAATTTTCTTTTGATAAAGTAGCTTTGCCAAATCTACTCCGATTCCGACTCAAGAAAATCGAGGACTTCTTGAAAGATTGGCGGAGCTGGCTCTTCAAAGAATAATTTCTCTTTAGTAATCGGGTGTGTGAAACCAAGAATTTTTGCATGTAAAAAAGGATGTTCGTAATCTTTGATAATGGCCTTAAGTCGATTATCAACTCGTAAGAGGTCGTTCTTAGGCACACCATAAAGTGGGTCCATAAGAATAGGCGCATTGAGAAGCTGACTCAGATGAACACGAATTTGATGTGTACGTCCTGTTTCAAGCTTAAGCTCAACATGGCTTAGATTTTGGTAATACTTTAGTACTTTATAATTAGTGATAGAGTTCTTACCTGTGCGTACATTCACCGCCATCTTTAAACGATTATTTGGATGACGTCCGATAGTAGACTCTAGTCTACCTTCTGGAGCAAGCTTTGTGCTTACACTAATACACTCATAGTAGCGATCAATATCATGGGCCTGAAAGAGTTTTACAAGTTCTTCGTGGCACTTTTGATTTTTTGCCACAACCATAACACCACTTGTTCCTTTATCAAGACGGTGAACAATCCCCGGGCGTTTTTCATCACCAACACCTTGAATATCTTTACAGTGATGAAGGATTGCGTTGACAAGCGTTCCTGTGTAATTTCCTGGTGCTGGGTGAGTCACCATTCCAACAGGCTTTACGACAATAGCAAGGTGTTCATCTTCAAATAAAATCTTAAGCGGAATATCTTCTGCTTTTGCTGTGGACTCTCTTGGAGGAGGTATATCAACTAGAACTTCTGTACCTACTGCAGGCATTTTCTTTAGTTCTATTTTTACATTAGAAGTAATGGAGCCCTTTTTAAAAAGCTCCTTTAAAAAACTTCTAGATTGCTCAAGCTTACTGGCAAGGACTTGATCGAGTCGAGTAAACTCATCATGGTCTTCTTGGGTGATCTTAATAATAAACTTAGAATTTTGATCACTCATGACAACTTAATTGCCTTCTTTTAAAGCTTTTACTCTTTGAAGGTATGAGTTAGCAACTAGATCAGGGTTTAGCTTTAAGACTTTTGCATATTGGTAGACGAATCCTCTAACGTAAACGATTGCAGGCATCTTATCGACTTCTTCATTTTCAATATATTGTAAAAATGTTTTAGAAATTTTTGTCATATCAGACATACGACTAACATCAACTTTTTTGTACTCACGAACTCTCTTTAGGAATTCACCAGTGTATTCACTACATTGTTCAATTTCTTTTTCAAACTCTGCATTCTGCTCGTATTCTAGGCCGTAGCGTTTCTTTGCAACAAGACGATTCATCTGATTTGTCACTTTAATCGTATTTTCATCTTCAGGCTTTGTTGTTGGTATGTAGTTTGTATCATCTTCGATAACAATTCCACGTGCTTGATTATACTTTTTTCTCTTCGTTGGATTACTTAAAATATTATAAGCTTCCTCAATAAGCTCAAGTACTTTGTGAGCCTCTTCTTCTGATAGGAGAGAGTAAATGGCAAGACTGTCTCCACTGTATGCAGTTTTTGCCGCTGTATATGCCTTTTGAATCTCATCGGCCGAAGCATTTGGTGCAACTTCTAAAACCTCATAATAGTTCTTCTCTTTACTCATTTATTCCTCATTAAATTTATTAAACAATTTTCTTCGTTAGATTTAAAATACGATTGATGACGTGCTCAAAATTCTTTACAAGTGCTGAGTTTGGGAACTCTAGAATCAGAGGTCTCTTTTTCTTTACACTTTGCCAAACTGTTGCATCATATTCAAGAAATCCAACATAATCTAAATTGATACCAAAGTACTTCTTAGAAATGATTCTCATAGCAAAACCAATATCAATATCGGCCTGCGTTCTTGCCTGATTGATAACTAGTTTTGGAGTAATTGCTTCGATTTCTCTCTTTAATTTTAAACCTTGAGCCTCGTTGATTTGCATGGCCTTTTCAATAATCTCAGATGGAGTACGGTTTTCACCGACTTTTCCATTTAGAACTTTATCTATTAGTGGCCCTAGCTCTAAAAAATCATCAACTGATTGAAGTTTACGGTGATAGATTGACTTGATAAAACGGTAAGTATTCTCAATCGAGGTTGGCTCTGGAAGAGTAACTAAAATACCTTGGTCTGCTCCTAAGAAGAAATCTAAAGTATTATTAGTTGTTCCCGCTCCCAGGTCGAGAAGAATATAATCGGCGTCTAATTCACGAAGGTCATTTAAAACTTTTGATTTATGAGCGGCCTTAAGATTGGCCATTCCTAAATTATCCTGTGCTCCACTGATTAAACTTAAATTCTTAAGTGGAGTAGGAGTTATTAGATCTGAAAGTTTTGTATTTGGTTTAGTGAAGTAGTCACTTAAAGTTTTAGACGGAACACTTACCCCTAGACATGTGTGAAGGTTAGCTCCTCCAAGGTCCATATCAATGGCAATAACCTTCATCCCCATAAGGGCGAGACAAATTGATAAATTTGACGTAACAAGACTTTTTCCTACGCCACCTTTTCCGCCGCCAATGGCCCAGATTTTTTTGCCATTATTTGATGCACCTAGATATTGGCCAGCATCTGCTAAATGTGAATTTGTACTATTATTCAAAATACGTCCTTGTATTGCTTGCTTAACTTTCCATCATTATAGCCAAAATTAAAAAGCCTCGAAAAGGTCTTTATTTTATTTTTCTAAAATTATATATTGTTGTAATGGAAAGTATTTATAGATTCCCAAGTAAGTTTGAACCACACTTATTGAGAAAGTTAGTTCATATTTTTGCAGGATTGGGGATTGCCTCAATTTATCTTCTGACTAATCTTGATTCTTATAAGTTTTCAATTGTTGTTCTTGGAGCGAGTGCTTTATTTACACTCGTTGAAATTCTTCGTTTGAAGTTTGATGGAATTAATCAGGTATTTATTAACTCTTGTCGTGGGATTCTTAGGGATACTGAGATTAATGGTTTTACGGGGACGCCATTCTTTCTTCTAGGTATTGGTCTGTCCTTTTTCTTTTTTGATGAGCAAATTGCACTCTTAGCAACAATGATTCTTTCGTTAGCGGATCCAGCTTCTTCATTTGTGGGCATTCGTTATGGTAAAAGAAAAGTAATGCATGATCGAACTTTTGAGGGGTCGTATGCTTGCTTTCTTATGACATTTTTAATTGTGGCAATTTATGGGCTTATGTATTTCCCACTAAGCTTGAAAATTATTATCTTTGCTTTCTTTACAGCAATTGCGACGGCATTGATTGAATTATTATCGACAAGAATTGATGATAATTTCACTCTTTCGTTCTTTAGTGCTTGTGCCATGGCCCTAATAAATATTTTAGTGGCCCTTGTTTAATTGGCCTGTTTAAGCTGAAGTTTTTCACTAACAAATTCTTCAAAAGCCTGTGCCACGATAGGATCTTCATGAAAGATGTGTTCATCTGTAATTAGAGAACTTAAAATTTTAATTTTATCATTGATATTGTCTTGCTCTAAGAGGAGCTGTCTAATTTGACGACTCTTGATAATAAAAGTGGCAACATAATTGATGATTTGATCTGGCTTATTTAGAGTTTCAATAAAGTAGTCACGATCTTGATCATTTGGAATATTGATATCGAGCCAATTATAGAGAATGCTTTCAAGGCGATAGAATTCATCAATATTACTCATGACACATTCATCATCTTTTAAAATTGTAACGTTATACATTGGGTAGGGATTAGATTGGGTAGGGTAATTTACTTGGCATTTTCCAATACAACGTACCAAGACCTTGAGTGTATTTCCATCCACTCTTTCAATCATAAGAGGTTGGCCAATACCAAAGACTTCACATGGGTATGCGAAGTAGGTTTCAAAATCTTTTTCCATGGCCAGAGATATCCCAATGGGGTTTCCTGCGCAAGTGGCCTCTTCGAAAATGTCTTGAAAAATATCATCCACAACATAAAGAGGAAGGGATGTTCCCGGAAAAAAAACGATATTGGGAAGTGTGATTACTGGAATTTCGATACGTTCTGGGAAGTTTAAAGTCATGCTTTATCTTAGCTTTTATAGGCATTTGAAGCATATTAAACCTTATTAAAATAAGTAAATCTTCTTTGCTCATGCTGGAAAGTACGATAGCATAGCACTATGATTTTAAAGCAAATTCCACATTTAGTTTCCACTGTTTGGGGTGGTGAAAAGTTAAAGAAATATAAAGATCCTGAGGGTTCATTTGATGGCCCATTAGGTGAAACATGGGAAGTTTCAACTTTAGAAAATGGCCTTTCTCTTTGTGAGAATAAACAAAGCCTCGAAGAGGCCCTAGAAGGTAAAATCCTTACTTATTTAATTAAATTTATCGACACGAATAAGAACTTATCAATACAAGTTCACCCAGATAATGAATACGCTCATATCCATGAAGA contains:
- a CDS encoding TatD family hydrolase → MSKKKERIIPKYAVGPIETHCHLDYLKGQELIDTLEKCQEYGVNKVVTIAVSPDNLKKVRDLTANEIVYGTQGIHPHEAKHITQGTYQEIEESLTNPKIVAVGEIGLDYYYEFSDPNIQKEAFEKQLQIACDNDLPVVIHTREADADTKAILKNFSTTLKRKGVIHSFTSGIELAEFCLSEGFHIGFNGIVTFKNAGNVRNVLDIVPVEQMLLETDSPYLTPVPFRGRENAPFYLPCIADFIATHKEIDAQKLIDIANSNAENLFFKLR
- a CDS encoding thioredoxin domain-containing protein is translated as MTDSFLNRLSFNKKILFFVAGLAMFILSIYLTNHYYQVKFPVGFGSASACNINSFLTCDAATLSPLSNIAGVPISIFGIVMGAMVMLFYMIDNKRAEGSLFLLLLLNGIGCLILFIYSLVILGTLCPFCTLYYLASWTGLGMMFQNKADRDFDAKFFVTATISMVISGSVAYGFTNSKIENSTARSAQIVAMFKNLNNLGTPAKASPYRLASSTEDFKDAPIQMSVFSDFQCPACNALNLVLPTIEKKYEGKINIQYFFYPLDHNCNAGMTGPLHQLACEAAYLASCVGPQKFKSVHDAIFENQSNLTAEWISNKGKELGVTECMAKPETKQAVVDMITQANSFNVQSTPTQLINGVKIEGVRPLSDYTAIMDHLLKENKAKN
- a CDS encoding polyphenol oxidase family protein, which encodes MAKLLYQKKISNYLFEVYDDRPDFDFDEVNQIHSSTVVNAPASNNNEADAIISGLELERPLAIKTADCLPIVIIGKSGVANIHAGWRGLAEQIILDSEIKRIEPEIILIGPHISAVNYEVSEEFKQNFPNSQAFAVIEGKTTFSLEKELRAKIAANFSNAHVISTNICTFANLNYNSFRRNQTTKRNYNILKRN
- a CDS encoding RluA family pseudouridine synthase — protein: MSDQNSKFIIKITQEDHDEFTRLDQVLASKLEQSRSFLKELFKKGSITSNVKIELKKMPAVGTEVLVDIPPPRESTAKAEDIPLKILFEDEHLAIVVKPVGMVTHPAPGNYTGTLVNAILHHCKDIQGVGDEKRPGIVHRLDKGTSGVMVVAKNQKCHEELVKLFQAHDIDRYYECISVSTKLAPEGRLESTIGRHPNNRLKMAVNVRTGKNSITNYKVLKYYQNLSHVELKLETGRTHQIRVHLSQLLNAPILMDPLYGVPKNDLLRVDNRLKAIIKDYEHPFLHAKILGFTHPITKEKLFFEEPAPPIFQEVLDFLESESE
- a CDS encoding helix-turn-helix transcriptional regulator; the encoded protein is MSKEKNYYEVLEVAPNASADEIQKAYTAAKTAYSGDSLAIYSLLSEEEAHKVLELIEEAYNILSNPTKRKKYNQARGIVIEDDTNYIPTTKPEDENTIKVTNQMNRLVAKKRYGLEYEQNAEFEKEIEQCSEYTGEFLKRVREYKKVDVSRMSDMTKISKTFLQYIENEEVDKMPAIVYVRGFVYQYAKVLKLNPDLVANSYLQRVKALKEGN
- a CDS encoding P-loop NTPase, coding for MNNSTNSHLADAGQYLGASNNGKKIWAIGGGKGGVGKSLVTSNLSICLALMGMKVIAIDMDLGGANLHTCLGVSVPSKTLSDYFTKPNTKLSDLITPTPLKNLSLISGAQDNLGMANLKAAHKSKVLNDLRELDADYILLDLGAGTTNNTLDFFLGADQGILVTLPEPTSIENTYRFIKSIYHRKLQSVDDFLELGPLIDKVLNGKVGENRTPSEIIEKAMQINEAQGLKLKREIEAITPKLVINQARTQADIDIGFAMRIISKKYFGINLDYVGFLEYDATVWQSVKKKRPLILEFPNSALVKNFEHVINRILNLTKKIV
- a CDS encoding diacylglycerol/polyprenol kinase family protein, translating into MESIYRFPSKFEPHLLRKLVHIFAGLGIASIYLLTNLDSYKFSIVVLGASALFTLVEILRLKFDGINQVFINSCRGILRDTEINGFTGTPFFLLGIGLSFFFFDEQIALLATMILSLADPASSFVGIRYGKRKVMHDRTFEGSYACFLMTFLIVAIYGLMYFPLSLKIIIFAFFTAIATALIELLSTRIDDNFTLSFFSACAMALINILVALV
- a CDS encoding LON peptidase substrate-binding domain-containing protein, whose amino-acid sequence is MTLNFPERIEIPVITLPNIVFFPGTSLPLYVVDDIFQDIFEEATCAGNPIGISLAMEKDFETYFAYPCEVFGIGQPLMIERVDGNTLKVLVRCIGKCQVNYPTQSNPYPMYNVTILKDDECVMSNIDEFYRLESILYNWLDINIPNDQDRDYFIETLNKPDQIINYVATFIIKSRQIRQLLLEQDNINDKIKILSSLITDEHIFHEDPIVAQAFEEFVSEKLQLKQAN